TTCTGGCAGTGCATTCTTTACTGACAGAATGAACTGCatatcccatcatgcactgtGAATGATGTAATCGAATGTTGACGACTCTGATCTATATAGAGAACATTCATTCAACAATTTCGACTATGTTGTTGATAAATTATGATTCAGTCAGTATTAAATGACTATAAAATGCATCATCGACTACTTGATTGTACTAATATTCAGACAATTTTGCAAAGTCATTGTTTAATCATTGGGGTTTCTTCTCAATCTTCCATTTTGCAAGATTTTtttgaatcatttattaataagctgCACATCATCTTCCACCATTcaaattctaataatataatgtaaaaaataatatagcAATCTCTTTGCTGTTGAGGCAATACTGTTTAATATTATGCAAGTTTAACAGAGGGACACTTTCAGACAGAGatttgctgccatctagtggtaaaTGATTATACTGCAGATgcatttcatattaaaatagtaaGGGAAATAGTTTTGTagttcttttctttctttcaggcATCTGTCGAAAATCGTAATGAAGCataatttacacattttatgacacatctgaatatatttttgcatttttaacattaagtCTGTGTAATCTTTAACAATAACAGCTGTCATTCTCTGATTATTTCTtgcattaatataatataatataatataatataatataatataatataatataatataatatttgtttaatattatataaactcacaatccGGCTTTACTTTCTTTATAGCagcactgaatttttttttttactttttgaagaattctgattttttttttttttttttttttttttaatttgtaacacttagctctttatattctcagtaatagaattattattattattattattattattattattatcactattgcATCTGGGATCCACCCATGTGTTTGAGCTCTTTAGCTTGTGGCACTGAAATAACTTTGCGCATCACGCATGACAACAGCAGCCACtcatctgattggttcctgcGCACATCAATGAACAGACACGCAACGCGACCGCTTCCGCGGCAGCCAACGAAATCTCGCCGGGGGCGGGACTTACACAACGAATCAACCTCCGCTATGACGTCACCTCCGCAGTGTTGCGCGCACCCGTTGACATGAGAGACGCGCGCGTCGTCACATCAAGCAAAAGCTACTGTTGAACTGAAGGTAGGAAATCACGTAACAACCAACACTTAAACACGCATGAATGTTTTTAGCATGCGTTTGTGACCGTGCTTTCATTGTGATTGGCATGCGCGCAGAAGACAGAAATGACGATACTCAGATCGCAGTGTTTTGAAGCTTTGGGCCTGTAAATCAGCTGATTTGACAATATAACTACATATATATTCAGATTGTTTATGGTCAGCTGTATAAGTGTGACTCTAAATAATGCATGCATTAAACTGGTACAACAGATGACTGCGTGTTCCAGAAACATGATGGTGATCTAATAGCTAGACATCTGGCTACCCAAATAAACACAAGACGGGCTGTTGCTGCTgagttgttttaaaaaaagggaAATTGCATTAAGCTTAATATATGCCATAGCATTTGAAAATCGATTGTATTTTTTATGAGGATGAATATATGATCATGAGGTGAAATTGTGGTATAACAGCCAGTAAATACAGAAAGAGCATCAATGCATGTCATCAGACTGCTTCTGTAATGACGTGACATTTTCTCATGGTTGATGTGAGCATCCCATCCATTGCTCtggactttaaaaaaaaaaaaaaaagtaataattttacttaaatgttgTATAAGGctaattatatttcatatagCACCATTATATCATCCTCTGGATATCAGTGCAGgtatctgacaaaaaaaaaaaaaaaaaaaaaaaactatatatatatatatatatatatataaagaaaaacaacatttcacAGTTTCGACAAAATGTTACTTTATATATTGTCAAATGTTGTGATTGTGATTTGACATTTAACATCTCATTGTTGCGGCTGCTTGGATATCAAAGCAAAAACAACCATAAAATGACACTGGAACAGCAGTTTGCATGTTCAACAAGAACTAGAAACCAGCAAGTGATCACTTGGAAGTCCACACTGTATATGAAAAatatcagtgttttgtttttggatcGCTAatgcattatcattattattactataattatattttacattacaaacGTAGTATGTCTAACCTTTTttctagggctgcacgattaaacGAAATTAACCCGAAATCACAGTTATACtatttggcttagtgcgattatgaatcaaacatcaaacatctttccaaacatgagaagcatttatgaacCTTATGAATTGCCAAATCACGTGTGGTTTCATTTCgaataatcgtgcagcccttcTTTCTTCACTTTCACCTGCTGTGTCTGTTTAAATCTGCATCGGGTGAAATGCTTTTAACGAAttacaagctaaaaaaaaataccatattATCAGCCCTAAGCATGTTCTGAGAATGTGTTCATGCAGACTATAAATGTAATCGCAGCCTTTTAaggattaaagtgttagttcacccaaaaatgtaatttctgtcattaattactcaccctcatgtcgttccacacccgtaagaccttcgttcatcttcggaaaaaaaatgaagatatttttgatgaaatctgagaggtttatgactcgtccatagacagcaatataatcaacactttcaaggtcctgaaaggtactaaagacatcgttaaaacagtcatgtgactgcagtggttcaaccttaatgttatgaagagacgagaatactttttgtgcgtgaaaaacaagacaaaaataacaactttattcaacaatctcttctgtgtcattctcatacgttgtttacgtccagcgcttccaggttctacgtcagaacgccgactcattattggccggctcctgcgtcagcatcacacgcatgcgtcgtgctgatcacgtgatcagctttggccaatactgagccggcattcggacgtaaacatggaagccttcACAGTTtttactgcgtcacctgcgtaaggttattattgttgaataaagttatttttgttttgtttttgcacacaaaaagtattctcgtctcttcataacattaaggttgaaccactgcagtcacatgactgttttaatgatgtctttagtacctttctggaccttgaaagtgatgattatattgctgtctatggatgagtcataaacctctcggatttcatcaaaaatatcttaatttgttttccgaagatgaacgaaggtcttacgggtgtggaatgacttgagtaattaatgactgaattttcatttttgggtgaactaacccttcaataaTTGCACATTTGGACCAATAATTAAAGTAAATGACGATTCTCCTTTTTATTATGACTGAATGCAATACACATCAAACACATAGACATGACTTTTTTCCTCCCCTGTAGACACCCAGTAGGCATCATGGCCACACCAACGTCCCTAGACCCAGATTTGGTCCGGGAGGTGCTGGAATGCCCCATTTGCCTGGAGACCTACAACCAGGATCAGCTTCGACCCAAGCTGCTGCAGTGTGGTCACTCTGTGTGTCGCCAGTGCCTTGAGAAACTCCTCGCCAGCACGATAAATGGCGTGCGCTGCCCCTTCTGCAGCAAGGTGTCTCGTATGAGCAGTATTTCCCAGCTGGCTGACAATCTCACTGTTTTGAAGATCATTGACTGTGCAAGTTCATGCGGTTCCACCATGGGCCTCATGTGCAAGTCTTGTAAAAACCGCCTGCCCCGTCAATACTGCCGTGACTGCAGCATTGTGTTGTGTGATATTTGTAAAACCGAGGGGCACCAGCGTCAGGGCCATGTAGTACAGGCCATTCGCGTAGCTGCCGAACAGTGCCGGAAAGACATCAGCGGAAAGCTTTCTAACTTGCGGGAGGCAATGGGCAACATTCAGAAAAAGAAGACCGCTATCGACAACGTGACAAAATCACTCAGACTGAAGTACAAGGCTGTGCAGCAGGAGTATGCCAAGGCTGAGTTGCGGCTCCAAGAGGAACTGGGGCGTTCCCGCCGTGCCTTTGCCACCTCCTTGGCCTGAAATAGAGAAGCTCAATGCCCAGATTCTAGAGGAGCAGACGTACCTGCTCAACATCGCTGAAGTGCAGGTGGTGTCAAGATGTGACTACCTAACCATGAGGATCAAGCAAACTGATATTGCTCTACTAGAGGAAGGGAGTAACAATGAAGAAGAGGAGCTGGAGATAAAAACCAATCTGCCTATCGTTCTGAAACTACAAGACCCTGAACTGGTTAAAATGGAGTGTGCAACACCCTTAAACGTGGCACAACTGACCACAAAACCCTGCACTGTCAATGCCGAAGAGGAAGATGGACTCGATTTCGCCGCTGCCGCCCCTTTGGACATTTATCGTGATATCGACATGGTGACGGCGGTTGAAGAGGCTGTTTGCGCTTCTCCCGGTAGCTTCAAGTCCAAGTCTGTAGATGGAGGAGGACCTCCTCCAGGGGCTTCTGGTGGGCAGCTCTGTCAGTTCGTGAAAAAGATGGGATGCAAGGGCAATCTGCCAGGCATGTTCAACTTGCCTGTAAGCATTTGTGTCACGCCGCAGGGTGAGGTTCTCGTGGCCGACCGAGGGAACTACCGCATCCAGATCTTCAACCGCAAGGGCTTCCAAAGGGAGATACGCCGCAACCCGAGCAGCATCGACAACTTCGTCTTGAGCTTCCTCGGTGCCGACCTGCCCAACCTCATCCCTCTCTCCATTGCAATCACTGCTCAGGGCCTCATCGGTGTCACTGATAACTACGACAACTCTGTGAAGGTTTACACCACCGATGGCCACTGCATCGCCTGCCACAAGAACCAGCTCATCAAGCCGTGGGGAATTGCGGCCATGCCTTCGGGGCAGTTTGTCGTGTCAGATGTCGAGGGGGGGAAGCTGTGGTGCCTGGCTGTGGATCGTAACGTAGGGGTAGTGAACTATAACCGATTGTGCTCGGCCGTCAGGCCCAAATTTGTAACTTGCGACTCCTCAGGTACAGTCTACTTCACACAGGGCTTGGGTCTGAATATCGAGAATAGACACAATGAGCACCACCTCGAAGGGGGGTTTTCCATCGGCTCGGTGGGGATGGATGGGCAGCTGGGAAAGCAACTCAGTCACTTCTTCTCAGAGAACGAGGACTTCCGATGCATCACCGGCATGTGTGTGGACACTAACGGGGACTTGATCGTAACAGACAGTGGCCGTAAGGAGATACTGCAGTTCCCCAAAGAGGGTGGCTTCAACGTTCTCATTCAGGAGGGCCTTACGTGCCCTGTAGGAGTAGCTGTTACCCAGAAGGGACAACTGCTTGTCTTAGATTGCTGGGACCACTGTGTGAAGGTTTACACATATTTGCAAAAGAGACGTTCCTCTACGTGTTAAGACTGCTGTGTCCATGAGACTAGTCACTTTAATTTAATGGCTACAAACTTGCTTCTCTGTGATTTCTGACCTGTGACTTGCAGTGGCTGGGATCATGCAGCTACGCCGCAGCCATTCACCACTGCCATGGAGCAATTGGAGGATGACTTATGGGTATTATTATGGATGGTTTGGGCAAATGGATTTTGAAATATAGCACAACTGATGGCAATAActgaaaatgttgttctttttgcGTGCATTTCAGTTCTCATCTATGTTTTTTTCTTGCGCTGCTGTACAGGCATTAAgtcattttttataaatgatatATTGAATATTCCAAGTTAGGCTCaatcaacagcatttgtggcataatgttggcAATCGTAGAAAAAGACTTGAAAAATAAAGGTTATGGTGAGGCACTTACTATGTAAATGGGCTAATTTTTGGAGGGTTAAAAGCAGAATTGTGAAGCTTATAACACTCAAAATACACACATTATGTTACAATTTGTGGATTAATTCAGGTGAAAAGTTGttgtctgcatttattttatggcAGATTTAAACATTGTGTTATGGCAACAGTTAGATAtaacttagatttttttttttttttttctttcaacacTGCAATCTTGTTAACACTAattttacatgttgttgcaaTACCTTTGAAAAAGCGAGTTTTAACATTTATGGATTGGCCACATCCACCTCCATTGCAAATGCCTCActgaaacatatatatatatatatatatatatatatatatatatatatatatatacaccattATTGAGGttatcaacattatgccacaagtgCTACGATTGATCTTGTACTGAACCCAGAATATTTCTTTAATGGGAAGGTGCTTCATTTGATTTGGAAAACGTGACTTAAAACGCTGCTGTGAGTGTCATGTTCATGTGTAATCGTTGTAATGAGTTCCCATAATGCCCTCTCTATTAAAGTGCCCCCTCATAACTGAAGCCTGTGTCAGTAAAAGGACTTTCTGATTTCTGTGACAGTATGAGTCTTCTACATATTAAAAAACAGTCAA
This Ctenopharyngodon idella isolate HZGC_01 chromosome 5, HZGC01, whole genome shotgun sequence DNA region includes the following protein-coding sequences:
- the LOC127512993 gene encoding LOW QUALITY PROTEIN: E3 ubiquitin-protein ligase TRIM32-like (The sequence of the model RefSeq protein was modified relative to this genomic sequence to represent the inferred CDS: deleted 1 base in 1 codon), producing MATPTSLDPDLVREVLECPICLETYNQDQLRPKLLQCGHSVCRQCLEKLLASTINGVRCPFCSKVSRMSSISQLADNLTVLKIIDCASSCGSTMGLMCKSCKNRLPRQYCRDCSIVLCDICKTEGHQRQGHVVQAIRVAAEQCRKDISGKLSNLREAMGNIQKKKTAIDNVTKSLRLKYKAVQQEYAKAELRLQEELGRSRRAFATSLAEIEKLNAQILEEQTYLLNIAEVQVVSRCDYLTMRIKQTDIALLEEGSNNEEEELEIKTNLPIVLKLQDPELVKMECATPLNVAQLTTKPCTVNAEEEDGLDFAAAAPLDIYRDIDMVTAVEEAVCASPGSFKSKSVDGGGPPPGASGGQLCQFVKKMGCKGNLPGMFNLPVSICVTPQGEVLVADRGNYRIQIFNRKGFQREIRRNPSSIDNFVLSFLGADLPNLIPLSIAITAQGLIGVTDNYDNSVKVYTTDGHCIACHKNQLIKPWGIAAMPSGQFVVSDVEGGKLWCLAVDRNVGVVNYNRLCSAVRPKFVTCDSSGTVYFTQGLGLNIENRHNEHHLEGGFSIGSVGMDGQLGKQLSHFFSENEDFRCITGMCVDTNGDLIVTDSGRKEILQFPKEGGFNVLIQEGLTCPVGVAVTQKGQLLVLDCWDHCVKVYTYLQKRRSSTC